From Halobacillus sp. Marseille-Q1614, the proteins below share one genomic window:
- a CDS encoding stage V sporulation protein S, with translation MEVLKVSAKSVPNSVAGALANVVRERGTAEIQAIGAGALNQAVKAVAIARGFVAPSGIDLICIPAFTDILIDEEERTAIKLIIEPR, from the coding sequence ATGGAAGTATTAAAAGTATCAGCTAAATCCGTACCTAATTCAGTAGCAGGAGCTCTGGCAAATGTAGTAAGAGAACGGGGAACAGCAGAAATACAGGCCATTGGAGCAGGTGCTTTGAACCAGGCCGTTAAAGCAGTAGCGATTGCTCGCGGTTTTGTCGCACCTAGTGGAATAGACCTTATATGCATTCCTGCCTTTACCGATATCTTAATTGATGAGGAGGAACGTACAGCGATCAAGCTGATTATTGAACCTCGTTAA
- the tdh gene encoding L-threonine 3-dehydrogenase: MNGNMKAIVKHHRGPGAQLQEVPIPEISEDEVLIKVKATSICGTDVHIYNWDEWSASRVHPPYVFGHEFSGEVVEVGEIVSNYQPGDYVSAETHLICGHCPQCLVGQYHICENTKIIGVDTQGCFAEYVALPASNLWRNPADMPSDIASIQEPMGNAVHTVLNGEVAGMSVAVIGCGPIGLMAAGVAKAAGASQVLAIDLNPYRLELAKEMGATTIIHAGEQDPVDEARRLTNGHGVDVICEMSGHPVAMDQGFKMVTNGGRVSILSLPTQPVTLDVTNDIVFKGITVQGITGRKMYETWQQVSRLLHSGQVNVEPMITHHLSLAEFEKGFQLMNEGKCGKVVLHP, translated from the coding sequence GTGAACGGAAATATGAAAGCGATTGTTAAACATCACCGCGGACCGGGCGCCCAATTGCAAGAGGTCCCTATTCCAGAAATCAGCGAGGATGAAGTACTAATAAAAGTGAAAGCTACATCCATCTGCGGAACGGATGTACATATATATAACTGGGATGAATGGTCAGCGAGCCGTGTTCATCCCCCTTACGTCTTCGGGCACGAGTTTTCCGGAGAAGTGGTTGAAGTGGGAGAAATAGTTTCGAACTATCAGCCTGGAGATTATGTAAGTGCCGAAACGCATTTAATTTGCGGTCACTGTCCACAATGTTTAGTCGGGCAGTACCATATTTGTGAAAACACTAAAATCATTGGTGTGGACACACAAGGGTGTTTTGCAGAATACGTAGCCCTTCCGGCTTCCAATCTGTGGAGAAACCCGGCTGACATGCCGTCCGACATCGCTTCCATTCAAGAGCCGATGGGAAATGCGGTTCACACGGTTCTTAATGGAGAAGTGGCCGGTATGTCAGTAGCTGTCATCGGCTGCGGGCCAATAGGGTTAATGGCTGCAGGGGTAGCAAAAGCAGCCGGAGCTTCTCAGGTCCTTGCGATCGATTTAAATCCTTATCGTTTAGAACTGGCAAAAGAGATGGGAGCGACGACAATCATCCATGCTGGGGAGCAGGATCCAGTTGATGAGGCCCGGCGTTTAACAAACGGCCACGGCGTCGATGTCATCTGCGAAATGAGCGGACACCCTGTGGCGATGGACCAGGGATTTAAGATGGTAACAAACGGTGGAAGAGTTTCAATTTTAAGCCTGCCGACACAACCGGTAACCCTTGATGTTACAAACGATATTGTCTTTAAAGGAATCACGGTGCAAGGTATTACCGGAAGAAAAATGTATGAAACATGGCAGCAGGTATCAAGACTGCTTCACTCCGGGCAAGTGAATGTTGAGCCGATGATTACCCACCATTTATCACTGGCAGAGTTTGAAAAAGGATTTCAGTTAATGAATGAAGGCAAATGCGGTAAAGTAGTATTACATCCTTAA
- a CDS encoding glycine C-acetyltransferase yields MKGFEYLQEQLDEMKNEGTFRTLIPLESAQRSKVKIKGKEVIQLSSNNYLGLTSHSKMVEAAEKANKEYGVGTGSVRTIAGTLQMHEDFEKKLAKFKHTEAALVFQSGFTTNQGILSSILTNQDVVISDELNHASIIDGIRLTKAGRKIYKHVDMDSLEQALKESSDYRTKLIVTDGVFSMDGNIAPLPQIVELAEKYGALVMVDDAHASGVLGENGRGTVNHFGLDGRVHIQVGTLSKAIGVLGGYVASTQTLREYLIHKGRPFLFSTSHPPAVTAANDAAIDVLLDEPELIDKLWDNTKFFKEGLEELGFDTGISETPVTPVMIGDDALTHKFSDELFEEGVFAQGIVFPTVQRGKGRIRTIVTAEHSKEELQEALSAFKKVGKKLNII; encoded by the coding sequence ATGAAAGGATTCGAATATTTACAAGAGCAATTAGATGAAATGAAAAATGAAGGCACGTTCCGCACGCTGATCCCGCTTGAGTCTGCTCAACGCTCTAAAGTAAAAATCAAAGGGAAAGAAGTTATTCAGCTGTCTTCCAATAACTACTTAGGTTTAACTTCCCATTCTAAAATGGTGGAAGCTGCAGAGAAAGCGAACAAAGAATACGGTGTTGGAACAGGATCTGTTCGTACGATTGCCGGAACGCTGCAAATGCATGAAGACTTCGAGAAAAAGCTTGCCAAATTTAAACATACAGAAGCAGCACTTGTATTCCAATCCGGTTTTACAACAAACCAAGGAATCTTATCTTCCATCTTAACTAATCAGGATGTCGTGATTTCCGATGAGTTAAACCATGCTTCCATTATTGATGGAATCCGTTTAACGAAAGCCGGCCGTAAAATTTACAAGCACGTGGATATGGATTCCTTAGAGCAGGCGTTAAAAGAAAGCTCCGACTATCGTACCAAGCTGATCGTAACGGACGGCGTCTTTTCTATGGATGGAAACATCGCTCCGCTTCCACAGATCGTTGAGCTTGCTGAAAAGTATGGAGCGCTTGTTATGGTTGATGATGCTCATGCCAGCGGTGTGCTTGGAGAAAACGGGCGCGGTACGGTCAATCACTTCGGATTGGATGGACGTGTGCATATCCAGGTTGGGACATTAAGTAAAGCGATTGGTGTGCTCGGCGGTTATGTGGCGAGTACGCAGACGCTTCGTGAGTACTTAATCCATAAAGGCCGTCCTTTCCTATTCAGTACTTCACATCCGCCTGCTGTAACTGCAGCGAACGATGCTGCGATCGATGTCCTGCTCGATGAGCCTGAGCTGATCGATAAGCTTTGGGATAACACGAAGTTCTTTAAAGAAGGGCTGGAGGAGTTAGGGTTTGATACAGGAATCAGCGAGACTCCTGTTACTCCTGTAATGATCGGTGATGACGCGCTTACTCATAAATTCTCTGATGAATTGTTTGAAGAAGGTGTCTTTGCGCAAGGAATCGTCTTCCCGAC